Proteins encoded together in one Macadamia integrifolia cultivar HAES 741 chromosome 8, SCU_Mint_v3, whole genome shotgun sequence window:
- the LOC122085759 gene encoding 8-amino-7-oxononanoate synthase isoform X1, producing MLTNSWDYWVEEALSRLESQKVLRSLRPISLSRFESKSYENEVKNFVDSEEFQTFDGLRSWDRASVEVEIAEPTFQKWVDDVPSSGDEVINRDDNVDVHPGVCPQKSNKLLLFSGNDYLGLSSHPTVRKAAAKAALEHGMGPRGSALICGYTNYHRLLESCLADLKKKEDCLLCPTGFAANMAVMVTIGSVGSLPSSGRKPLKDERVAIFSDALNHASIIDGIRLAERQGAVEVFVYRHCDMSHLNALLSSCLMKKKVVVSDSLFSMDGDFAPMVKLAELRKRHGFLLVLDDAHGTLVCGENGGGVTEEFNCENDVDICIGTLSKAAGCHGGFVTCSKRWKHLLQSKGRSFIFSTASPVPVVAAAHAAVIVAKKEMWRRKAIWSRVQEFRFLTGLPITSPIISLIVGSEEKALRASRHMLKHGFHVSAIRPPTVPPNSCRLRVTLSAAHTTNDLKQLMEALNHCISLPEINATKFEGHARL from the exons ATGCTGACGAATTCGTGGGATTACTGGGTCGAGGAGGCTCTTTCAAGACTTGAATCACAAAAGGTTCTTCGATCTCTCAGACCCATTTCGCTCTCCAGGTTTGAATCTAAATCATATGAGAACGAAGTCAAGAATTTTGTAGATTCAGAAGAGTTCCAAACTTTTGATGGGTTGCGTTCATGGGATCGAGCTTCCGTGGAGGTTGAGATTGCAGAACCCACATTTCAGAAGTGGGTAGATGACGTTCCTAGTTCTG GAGATGAAGTtatcaatagagatgacaatGTGGATGTACACCCCGGGGTCTGCCCTCAGAAATCCAACAAATTACTTCTCTTCTCCGGAAATGATTACTTGGGCTTGAGTTCTCATCCAACTGTTCGGAAGGCTGCTGCAAAG GCAGCACTAGAACATGGAATGGGCCCAAGAGGCTCTGCTTTGATATGTGGCTACACCAATTACCATAGGCTACTAGAGTCATGCTTGGcagatttgaagaagaaagag GATTGCCTTCTCTGCCCTACAGGCTTCGCAGCGAACATGGCTGTAATGGTTACAATTGGAAGTGTTGGTTCTCTCCCATCTTCTGGGAGGAAACCATTGAAGGATGAAAGGGTAGCCATCTTTTCTGATGCTCTGAATCATGCATCTATTATTGATGGTATTCGGCTAGCTGAGAGGCAAGGAGCAGTAGAGGTCTTTGTGTATAGACATTGTGACATGTCCCATCTTAATGCTCTCTT ATCAAGTTGCTTGATGAAGAAAAAAGTTGTTGTGAGTGATAG CTTGTTTAGTATGGATGGAGATTTTGCACCAATGGTCAAGCTTGCAGAGCTTCGCAAGAGGCATGGATTTTTATTAGTTCTTGATGAT GCACATGGAACATTAGTTTGTGGTGAGAATGGTGGAGGAGTGACTGAGGAGTTTAACTGTGAAAATGATGTTGATATATGCATAGGAACTCTTAGTAAAGCTGCAGGCTGCCACGGTGGATTTGTGACTTGCAG CAAAAGGTGGAAGCATCTCTTACAATCAAAGGGTCgttctttcatattttcaacTGCTTCACCAGTtcctgttgttgctgctgcacATG CTGCTGTTATTGTGGCTAAAAAGGAGATGTGGCGTAGAAAGGCAATTTGGAGCCGTGTGCAAGAATTTCGCTTTCTGACTGGACTTCCCATTACAAGTCCTATCATTTCTCTCATTGTTGGGAGTGAAGAGAAGGCCCTTCGGGCTAGCAG GCATATGCTTAAACATGGTTTCCATGTATCGGCGATTAGACCTCCCACAGTTCCTCCAAACTCATGCAG GTTACGGGTAACACTTAGCGCAGCACATACCACAAATGATTTGAAGCAGCTCATGGAGGCACTCAACCACTGCATCAGCTTACCAGAAATTAATGCTACAAAATTTGAGGGACATGCAAGACTCTAA
- the LOC122087107 gene encoding chaperone protein dnaJ A6-like has product MFGRAPKKSDNTKYYEILGVAKSASQDELKKAYRKAAIKNHPDKGGDPEKFKELAQAYEVLSDPEKREIYDQYGEDALKEGMGGGGASHNPFDIFESFFGGGAFGGGGSSRGRRQKQGEDVVHTLKVSLEDLYNGTSKKLSLSRNVLCPKCKGKGSKSGSSGRCFGCQGTGMKISTRQIGPGMIQQMQHVCPECRGSGEVISEKDRCPNCKGNKVTQEKKVLEVHVEKGMQHGQKIVFQGEADEAPDTITGDIVFVLQLKEHPRFKRKYDDLYVEHTLGLTEALCGFQFALTHLDGRQLLIKSNPGEVIKPGQYKAINDEGMPHHGRPFMKGRLYIHFNVEFPDSGILSPDQCRSLETILPPKPSSQLSEMELDECEETTLHDVNIDEEMRRKQQQQQQEAYDEDDEPSMPRVQCAQQ; this is encoded by the exons ATGTTTGGCCGTGCTCCTAAGAAGAGTGATAACACCAAATACTATGAGATTCTAGGTGTTGCAAAAAGTGCAAGTCAAGATGAGCTCAAAAAGGCATATAGGAAAGCTGCCATAAAGAATCATCCCGACAAAGGTGgtgaccctgagaaa TTCAAGGAGTTGGCTCAGGCTTACGAAGTTCTTAGTGATCCTGAGAAAAGAGAAATCTATGACCAATATGGTGAAGATGCACTCAAGGAAGGAATGGGAGGAGGTGGTGCCTCTCACAATCCTTTTGATATATTCGAATCATTCTTTGGTGGAGGAGCTTTTGGTG GTGGTGGTAGCTCAAGAGGCAGAAGACAGAAACAAGGTGAAGATGTAGTCCATACCTTGAAGGTTTCTCTAGAGGACTTGTACAATGGAACATCTAAGAAGCTTTCTCTGTCGAGAAATGTACTCTGCCCAAAATGTAAAGG TAAAGGGTCAAAGAGTGGGTCATCTGGAAGATGTTTTGGATGCCAAGGTACAGGAATGAAGATCTCAACCAGACAGATTGGACCAGGCATGATCCAACAGATGCAGCATGTTTGTCCAGAATGCAGAGGCTCAG GTGAGGTTATCAGTGAGAAAGACAGATGCCCAAACTGCAAAGGGAACAAGGTTACTCAGGAGAAGAAGGTGCTGGAGGTTCATGTTGAGAAAGGAATGCAACATGGCCAGAAAATTGTATTCCAGGGTGAAGCGGATGAAGCT CCCGACACTATTACAGGGGACATTGTTTTTGTGTTGCAACTTAAGGAGCACCCAAGGTTCAAGCGAAAGTACGATGATCTCTATGTCGAACACACACTTGGTTTGACGGAGGCTCTCTGTGGCTTCCAATTTGCTTTGACCCACCTTGATGGCAGACAATTACTGATCAAATCGAATCCTGGCGAGGTTATCAAGCCGG GTCAATACAAGGCGATTAATGATGAGGGGATGCCACACCATGGGAGGCCTTTTATGAAGGGCCGACTGTACATTCATTTCAATGTGGAATTCCCAGATTCTGGGATTCTATCCCCGGACCAGTGCCGTTCCTTAGAGACAATTCTACCACCAAAACCTAGTAGCCAATTGTCAGAGATGGAGCTGGATGAGTGTGAGGAGACCACCTTGCATGATGTCAACATTGATGAGGAGATGAGGCGgaaacagcagcagcaacagcaggaAGCAtatgatgaggatgatgagcCATCGATGCCCCGAGTGCAGTGTGCGCAGCAATAG